One Dermacentor silvarum isolate Dsil-2018 chromosome 10, BIME_Dsil_1.4, whole genome shotgun sequence genomic window carries:
- the LOC125941128 gene encoding uncharacterized protein LOC125941128, translating into MPGCCVPQCTNHSRNGWKLYRFPRDPKKRLFWTVQFQTRQVAHFEPNNYEQNRADGWKKLEPNAVPTLLAFRPMPKERRPPKERTVSAPSSEETGKFALGLRHSPAKVETPREAPQNHAVLESSRQLMSRYEHDAMEVSDAVVELSANSSDADSIAVNDAAGETSNATTESAELKKLADLTRKYAELQQHHVTARNTIQGLRNKVQKFESDATNISQNLKFLNEDQVRALSKSSSLGNSWSAHTAKQGLQIKFACGTTGYETLRKIGYPLPSNRTLARRIQSLKFLPGILHDEIDVTKCKSETMEDVEKECVIFFFF; encoded by the exons ATGCCCGGGTGTTGCGTGCCGCAGTGCACCAACCATTCCAGGAACGGCTGGAAGCTGTACCGCTTTCCAAGAGACCCAAAAAAAAGGCTTTTTTGGACAGTACAATTTCAAACGCGACAAGTG GCGCACTTTGAACCGAACAACTATGAGCAAAACCGTGCGGATGGTTGGAAAAAGTTGGAACCCAATGCAGTCCCAACTTTGCTTGCATTCAGAC CGATGCCCAAGGAACGAAGGCCACCAAAGGAAAGAACTGTGTCCGCACCCTCCAGTGAAGAGACCGGCAAATTTGCTCTGGGGCTGCGTCATTCTCCAGCTAAAGTTGAAACACCCCGAGAGGCCCCACAGAACCATGCAGTTCTTGAGTCTTCACGGCAACTAATGTCGCGTTACGAACACGACGCCATGGAAGTCAGCGACGCCGTTGTGGAACTGTCAGCAAACTCTAGTGATGCAGATTCAATAGCAGTCAATGATGCGGCTGGTGAAACATCAAATGCTACTACAGAATCAGCAGAGCTGAAGAAGCTTGCTGACCTTACAAGAAAGTATGCTGAGCTTCAGCAACACCATGTCACCGCCAGGAACACAATTCAAGGTCTCAGGAACAAAGTTCAAAAATTCGAGAGTGACGCAACGAATATTTCGCAAAATTTGAAATTTCTGAACGAAGATCAAGTTCGCGCTCTCTCAAAAAGCAGCAGCTTGGGGAACTCTTGGTCTGCACACACCGCCAAGCAAGGCCTTCAGATTAAGTTCGCTTGTGGAACAACAGGATATGAAACGCTAAGAAAAATTGGGTATCCTCTCCCATCCAACAGAACACTCGCGCGAAGGATTCAAAGTTTGAAGTTTCTCCCAGGCATTCTTCACGATGAGATCGATGTTACGAAATGCAAATCCGAGACTATGGAGGATGTGGAAAAGGagtgcgtcatttttttttttttttga